From a single Equus asinus isolate D_3611 breed Donkey chromosome 2, EquAss-T2T_v2, whole genome shotgun sequence genomic region:
- the LOC106833248 gene encoding uncharacterized protein encodes MPRRCVGIGCGLRRVLPRVSVAVTSRCSGPGSLTIKCRSPRPSSRGHAGHVDLTSTVRVEVPCKARCRPPTEEDPSCPVTSAGARQSRRKCGPGCAPRPRTAQDGGISEQSLPSPKKRRPACRLWSGDARESRKKRGFGCAPCPWVAEAGGSAVQSSLPPTDRRRPFVSRDERRCEAVAAEVWPGMRTTPSDGPGRWDLRAKLAVAQEEKTCLSFVERRREGIPQEAWLRVRPVPVGR; translated from the exons ATGCCGCGTCGCTGCGTGGGAATTGGCTGTGGTCTGAGACGGGTCTTGCCCCGGGTCTCGGTGGCTGTGACCAGCCGTTGCAGCGGG CCAGGTAGCCTTACCATCAAGTGCCGTTCCCCCCGGCCCAGCTCGCGGGGACACGCTGGCCACGTGGACCTCACATCCACGGTCAGG GTGGAAGTGCCGTGCAAAGCTCGCTGCCGCCCACCGACAGAAGAAGACCCTTCGTGTCCCGTGACGAGCGCAGGTGCGAGGCAGTCGCGGCGGAAGTGTGGCCCGGGATGCGCACCACGCCCTCGGACGGCCCAGGACG GTGGGATCTCCGAGCAAAGCTTGCCGTCGCCCAAGAAGAGAAGACCTGCCTGTCGTTTGTGGAGCGGAGACGCGAGGGAATCCCGCAAGAAGCGTGGCTTCGGGTGCGCCCCGTGCCCGTGGGTCGCTGAGGCTG GTGGAAGTGCCGTGCAAAGCTCGCTGCCGCCCACCGACAGAAGAAGACCCTTCGTGTCCCGTGACGAGCGCAGGTGCGAGGCAGTCGCGGCGGAAGTGTGGCCCGGGATGCGCACCACGCCCTCGGACGGCCCAGGACG GTGGGATCTCCGAGCAAAGCTTGCCGTCGCCCAAGAAGAGAAGACCTGCCTGTCGTTTGTGGAGCGGAGACGCGAGGGAATCCCGCAAGAAGCGTGGCTTCGGGTGCGCCCCGTGCCCGTGGGTCGCTGA